The Lactuca sativa cultivar Salinas chromosome 2, Lsat_Salinas_v11, whole genome shotgun sequence genome includes a window with the following:
- the LOC111894442 gene encoding tyrosine-protein phosphatase RLPH2 has protein sequence MSIAPPTTTKPKVVICIGDIHGYITKLQNLWSNLQTLIPPSDFHYAHIIFLGDYCDRGPHTREVLDFLIALPSKYPNQSHVFLAGNHDFAFAAFLGAIPPPPDGSAFSDTWEEFKPSEEREGWYKDDGYEKMHLQGRRWAGKITVKFNTAKGTEYKGSIYDAGTTFESYGVPHGSSDLMKAVPDDHKKFLSNLVWIYEEENVFIETENGLQSCKLIAVHGGLEKGKDVKEQIKYLKEKDTRIPKVEPLSGRKSVWDIPEELSKSATIVVSGHHGKLHVDGLRLIIDEGGGMEQNPVAAIVLPSKTIVRDTDKL, from the exons ATGTCAATCGCACCTCCAACAACCACCAAACCAAAGGTCGTGATTTGCATCGGCGACATCCATGGATACATAACCAAGCTCCAAAATCTCTGGTCCAATCTCCAAACCCTAATCCCACCTTCCGATTTCCACTACGCCCACATCATCTTCCTCGGCGATTACTGTGACCGAGGTCCCCATACTCGCGAAGTTCTAGATTTCCTAATCGCACTTCCTTCCAAATACCCAAATCAATCCCACGTCTTCCTCGCCGGCAACCATGATTTCGCgttcgcagcgtttctaggagcCATCCCACCGCCGCCAGACGGATCGGCTTTTTCCGATACGTGGGAGGAGTTTAAGCCTAGCGAAGAAAGAGAAGGGTGGTATAAAGATGATGGGTATGAGAAGATGCATTTGCAAGGGAGGAGATGGGCTGGGAAGATTACTGTTAAGTTTAATACTGCTAAAGGAACAGAGTATAAGGGTTCGATTTATGATGCTGGAACCACATTCGAATCTTATGGTGTTCCTCATGGATCTTCTG ATTTGATGAAAGCAGTTCCTGATGATCACAAAAAGTTTCTTTCTAATTTGGTTTGGATTTATGAAGAG GAGAATGTGTTCATAGAGACAGAAAATGGACTTCAATCTTGTAAATTAATCGCTGTTCATGGTGGTTTGGAAAAAGGGAAAGATGTGAAAGAACAAATTAAATATTTGAAGGAAAAAGACACGAGAATTCCAAAGGTGGAGCCACTTAGTGGAAGAAAGAGTGTGTGGGACATCCCCGAG GAATTGAGCAAAAGCGCGACAATTGTGGTAAGTGGTCACCATGGGAAGCTTCATGTAGATGGTCTTAGACTGATTATTGACGAAGGCGGTGGAATGGAACAAAATCCGGTGGCGGCGATTGTGCTCCCTTCAAAAACTATTGTCCGAGACACCGATAAATTataa
- the LOC111894451 gene encoding dnaJ protein ERDJ2 — protein MAASEDSNTLFPIFIFSILALPLVPYTIFQLYHLATKKAKIAKCQCSVCLQSGKYHKSIFRRISNFSTYSNLTLLMLWVIMVLLAYHIKSSSHEVEIFEPFSILGLEHGATDSEIKKAYRRLSIQYHPDKNPDPEAHNYFVEYISKAYQALTDPISRENFEKYGHPDGRQGLQMGIALPQFLLNIDGTSGAVNLLGIVGICIIMPLVMAVMYLSRSSKYTGNYVLKHTLSAYFYLMKPSLAPSKVMDVFIKAAEYMEIPVRRSDGEPLQRLFVLVRSELNLDLKNIKQEQAKFWKQHPALVKTELLVQAQLTRESGCLTPSLQRDFRRILEVAPRLLEELMKMAVLQRPPHGHGWLRPAIGVVELSQCIIQGVPLSARKPVGGSVEGIAPFLQLPHFSEAVLKKLARKKIRTFEDFRDLTQQDRFDLLTKTAGFSPLQSQDIETVLETLPSITFDIKCETEGEEAIQEGDIVTMRGWVTLNRSNHKIRSLPHCPNYPFHKEENFWLLLADPTSNSVWISQKVSFMDESAALIAAPKVIRESKEWAGATPKELNLAVKEAVEKVRNGSRLVIGRFLAPEEGTYNLTLFCLSDSWLGCDTKMSLKLKVLKRSRAGMRGGVAVVEEGVEDGGEEEEVEEDELYDDDESEYSEDEEDVEHEVVDDDDVNDDDEDNDNDEDKKEN, from the exons ATGGCTGCATCAGAAGATAGCAATACTCTTTTTCCAATCTTTATCTTCTCCATATTGGCTCTTCCTTTAGTACCTTACACAATATTCCAGTTATACCATTTAGCTACAAAGAAGGCCAAAATCGCCAAATGTCAATGTTCAGTCTGCTTACAATCTGGAAAGTACCACAAGTCTATATTTAGACGT ATATCAAACTTTTCAACCTATAGCAACCTGACTCTTCTTATGCTATGGGTGATCATGGTGTTGTTGGCATATCACATAAAAAGTAGTAGTCATGAAGTGGAAATCTTTGAACCATTTAGTATTCTTGGATTAGAACATGGAGCTACAGATTCAGAAATCAAGAAAGCATATAGGAGACTTTCTATCCAATATCACCCTGATAAAAATCCAGATCCAG agGCACATAATTATTTTGTGGAATATATATCCAAGGCTTATCAAGCTCTAACAGATCCAATATCACGtgagaattttgaaaaatatgGTCATCCCGATGGCAGACAG GGGCTACAAATGGGAATTGCTCTCCCTCAGTTTCTATTGAATATTGATGGGACATCAGGGGCAGTGAATTTACTTGGAATTGTTGGGATTTGCATTATTATGCCCTTGGTGATGGCTGTTATGTACTTATCAAGATCATCTAAATATACTGGAAACTATGTCTTGAAGCATACTTTATCTGCATATTTCTATCTTATGAAACCCTCTTTGGCTCCAAg TAAGGTGATGGATGTGTTCATAAAAGCTGCTGAATACATGGAGATTCCAGTGCGTAGAAGTGATGGAGAGCCTCTTCAGAGACTTTTTGTTCTTGTCAGAAGTGAATTAAATCTTGACCTTAAAAATATTAAACAAGAACAAGCTAAATTTTGGAAGCAACATCCCGCTCTAGTCAAG ACTGAGTTATTAGTTCAAGCTCAATTAACTCGTGAGTCAGGATGTTTGACTCCCTCTTTACAACGTGATTTTAGACGTATACTTGAAGTTGCTCCTCGCCTTCTTGAAGAGTTAATGAAG ATGGCGGTTCTACAGCGGCCCCCACATGGACACGGGTGGCTGAGACCTGCAATTGGGGTGGTTGAGCTCTCACAGTGTATAATACAG ggagttccattgagTGCACGAAAGCCAGTTGGAGGGTCTGTTGAAGGAATTGCCCCTTTTTTGCAACTCCCACATTTCAGTGAGGCTGTTCTTAAAAAGCTTGCCAGAAAG AAAATCCGTACTTTCGAGGACTTCCGCGACCTAACCCAACAAGACCGCTTCGACCTCCTAACAAAAACCGCGGGCTTCTCCCCACTCCAATCCCAAGACATCGAAACCGTGCTCGAGACATTACCATCAATAACCTTCGACATCAAATGTGAAACCGAAGGCGAAGAAGCAATCCAGGAGGGCGATATCGTAACTATGCGTGGTTGGGTCACACTCAACCGCTCCAACCACAAAATCCGTTCCCTCCCACATTGCCCAAACTACCCTTTCCACAAAGAAGAAAACTTTTGGCTCCTTTTAGCGGACCCCACATCCAACAGCGTATGGATCTCGCAAAAAGTGAGCTTCATGGACGAATCCGCCGCCCTAATCGCCGCCCCGAAAGTCATCCGGGAGTCGAAGGAATGGGCGGGTGCCACCCCGAAGGAGTTGAATTTGGCGGTGAAGGAGGCGGTGGAGAAGGTGAGGAACGGGTCGAGGTTGGTGATTGGGCGGTTCTTGGCGCCGGAGGAAGGGACTTATAAtttgactttgttttgtttgagtGATTCGTGGTTGGGGTGTGATACGAAAATGAGTTTGAAGTTGAAGGTGTTGAAGAGGAGTAGGGCGGGGATGAGAGGCGGGGTGGCGGTGGTGGAGGAGGGTGTGGAGGATGGTGGTGAGGAGGAGGAAGTGGAGGAGGATGAGTTGTATGATGATGATGAGAGTGAGTATAGTGAAGATGAAGAGGATGTGGAACATGAGGTTGTGGATGATGATGATGtgaatgatgatgatgaggataatgataatgatgaggataagaaagagaattag